From a region of the Neisseria subflava genome:
- a CDS encoding IS630 family transposase (programmed frameshift), which produces MAYSTDLRNKALNYYEQCKNISQTAATFNLSRNTLYLWIRLKKQTGSLKHQVTSLNAVKLDRQKLAQYVGQHPDAYLHEIAKHFDCTAAAVCYALKQMGMTRKKRPTTYKEQDPAKVTHYLTQLAEFSDYQRVYLDETGFDRYLFRPYARSLKGQIVKAQISGKRYRRLSLVSAQVGNRLIAPMVYQNTMTGVFFEAWFQQCLQPTLTQKSVIILDNARFHRMGVLREMAEKWGHKVLPLAPYSPELNPIEKVWANIKRYLRTVLSDYARFDDALLSYFDFN; this is translated from the exons CAAAGCTTTAAACTATTACGAACAATGCAAAAACATCAGCCAAACCGCAGCAACGTTTAACTTGTCAAGAAACACGCTTTACTTATGGATTCGCCTTAAAAAACAAACAGGCAGCCTAAAACATCAAGTTACCAGTCTAAATGCCGTTAAATTGGATAGGCAAAAACTGGCTCAATATGTTGGGCAACACCCGGATGCCTATCTGCATGAAATCGCCAAACATTTTGATTGTACGGCAGCCGCCGTTTGCTATGCACTCAAACAGATGGGGATGACGCGCAAAAAAAGAC CCACCACTTATAAAGAACAAGACCCGGCCAAAGTAACGCATTATTTGACACAGCTGGCCGAATTTTCCGACTACCAACGTGTTTATTTGGATGAAACAGGATTTGACCGCTACCTGTTCCGTCCCTATGCCCGCAGCCTAAAAGGGCAAATAGTGAAAGCGCAGATAAGTGGAAAAAGATACCGACGCTTATCTCTGGTGTCCGCACAAGTCGGCAACCGGCTGATTGCTCCGATGGTTTATCAAAATACGATGACCGGAGTCTTTTTTGAAGCGTGGTTTCAGCAATGCCTACAGCCCACATTGACTCAAAAATCGGTGATTATTTTAGATAATGCACGATTTCACCGTATGGGTGTCTTACGGGAAATGGCGGAAAAATGGGGACATAAGGTATTGCCTCTTGCACCTTATTCACCTGAGCTCAACCCGATTGAGAAGGTGTGGGCGAATATTAAGCGGTACCTGAGAACCGTTTTGTCTGATTACGCTCGATTTGACGATGCACTATTATCCTATTTTGATTTTAATTAA
- a CDS encoding RHS domain-containing protein: MYSYDPETDPLLKIPPEHQEQSEAQPELVYYQLDHLCTPIAVHNAKGEAVWTAEYEAWGRIRDETVSDGLKVHVLSVS, from the coding sequence TTGTACAGCTATGATCCCGAAACCGATCCGCTGCTGAAAATCCCGCCCGAACACCAAGAGCAGTCCGAAGCGCAACCCGAATTGGTTTATTACCAACTTGACCATCTCTGTACGCCGATTGCCGTACACAATGCAAAAGGCGAAGCCGTATGGACGGCCGAATACGAAGCATGGGGCAGAATCCGTGACGAAACCGTTTCAGACGGCCTCAAAGTCCATGTTCTGTCAGTATCATGA
- a CDS encoding RHS repeat-associated core domain-containing protein, translated as MTQAADWQEAVWTAEYEAWGRIRNETVSDSLEVNVPFRFQGQYYDEESGLHYNRFRYYDPEIGRFVSQDPIGLQGGMNLFEYAPNPIIWVDPLGLKNYRDRFWERAGEQDKGKYQVHHIIPQDIFKKEDSGNILRCHGMDVDNLGNLIGLPRNINDHPRLGNPWFGDAQHNSDHKAYSNSVRKAIVRIGSKGSCLRQKSKLLALQKSLRRMLQKGEPIISKSGATEQQWDGVLRGY; from the coding sequence ATGACCCAAGCGGCAGACTGGCAGGAAGCCGTATGGACGGCGGAATACGAAGCATGGGGTAGAATCCGTAACGAAACCGTTTCAGACAGCCTCGAAGTCAACGTCCCGTTCCGCTTCCAAGGACAGTATTACGACGAAGAAAGCGGGCTGCACTACAACCGTTTCCGGTATTACGATCCTGAAATCGGGCGGTTTGTGAGTCAGGATCCGATTGGGTTGCAGGGAGGGATGAATTTGTTTGAGTATGCACCGAATCCAATTATATGGGTCGATCCGTTGGGATTGAAGAACTATAGAGATAGATTTTGGGAGCGTGCTGGAGAACAAGACAAAGGAAAATATCAGGTTCATCACATTATTCCCCAAGATATTTTTAAGAAGGAGGATTCAGGCAATATTTTAAGGTGTCATGGTATGGATGTAGATAATTTAGGTAATTTGATAGGATTGCCAAGAAATATTAATGACCATCCAAGGCTGGGAAACCCTTGGTTTGGGGATGCTCAGCATAATTCTGATCATAAGGCATATTCAAACTCTGTGAGGAAAGCTATTGTTCGAATTGGCTCAAAAGGCTCATGCCTCCGACAAAAGAGCAAGTTGCTGGCTTTGCAGAAATCTTTGCGAAGAATGCTGCAAAAAGGAGAGCCTATTATAAGTAAATCTGGCGCTACTGAGCAACAATGGGATGGTGTTTTAAGAGGTTACTAA
- a CDS encoding RHS repeat protein gives MIQADGTRESYLHDAEGRLLEHTDPLKQSTRYTYDKGGRLFIRTDALGQQVQYRYDLNSRLVGLLNQNGDLYGFRYNSVGALTEEKGFDGKITRYHYAQGGMLERIDEAGTVTKLDYDPAGRIESRSILVTDENGEIHEADKENYAYDPSGRLAGSRMDGGIRSMG, from the coding sequence GTGATCCAAGCAGACGGCACGAGGGAATCCTACCTGCATGATGCGGAAGGCAGATTGCTTGAGCATACCGATCCGCTCAAGCAAAGCACCCGCTATACCTACGATAAAGGCGGCCGTCTCTTCATCCGTACCGATGCACTCGGACAACAAGTCCAATACCGATACGACCTTAACAGCCGTTTGGTCGGGCTGCTGAACCAAAACGGCGATCTTTACGGCTTCCGCTACAACAGCGTCGGCGCGCTGACCGAAGAAAAAGGCTTTGACGGTAAAATCACCCGCTACCATTACGCCCAAGGCGGCATGCTTGAACGCATAGACGAAGCCGGTACCGTCACCAAGCTGGATTACGACCCCGCCGGCCGTATCGAAAGCCGCAGCATCCTTGTGACCGATGAAAACGGCGAGATACACGAAGCCGACAAAGAAAACTACGCCTATGACCCAAGCGGCAGACTGGCAGGAAGCCGTATGGACGGCGGAATACGAAGCATGGGGTAG